A genomic stretch from Pseudomonas alkylphenolica includes:
- a CDS encoding DUF805 domain-containing protein, giving the protein MSCWIRLGIEPTNDPDLIRGAYRARLPHHHPETDPEGFQALRQAYEAALQLARDEQSPTAADESPMPAEDGPVEQTQAAFAALLEDSTRRFDPAAWQAFIEQLDQLSLDDLEPISWNLLYNLMQTSPLSHNCVQMLAARLGWASQLLKLEQPEQVEAFLERTAEPDPFDTALMKDWSPAAQMETLWFTRSLEYLFHNRPLFEYKRFATTHTCMALPADEAFIQRLLVQFSQAGIASKTFCAMVAEQQRQAPDDLDLLYMLACQSSDSGQEELARQCWTRLWREHQHPRAARWLLELCRKHQPQRLPLLIQAFDRLEPVATWPDDLEAPAQAWGSPSQRPETLTRWFEAARSKLPGIAGSFVAWRMDGDDEQPLLAWLLEEQQDTQLQRLYRHAWALHRGDSGLLHQLMAEAPGDDPLDALILEGFQYQATQQLRWLNESPVALALTACINNPSAQAQLPEALRESHLRPVCRDWMRRVRSYPATGLIRLAEAFKPGGMFPAPYALELQAQLAAAGVELPRPPADEGLWTWHRQNLFMLALIDQPERWLALTSSALLAMPYPADHPFAALQQVLLRLQAEQGNLDGMLGWLDDNDPVQQLMGQRLLSVQQVLDSTRLPSNLQLFACLERDPGAFEDDMLGLMLLCGVLYHDPSLNAEQHREVLQQIANLTCAQDWFEPFRDGLIKGEPVRPPSKVLEEDYLLNSTLFYTALDALKNLARYGRAGVPRVKVLKELQRAKDFPGMDTGIRAAMTALLSWSERLLPANASNQAAPASHIWKLGSRLSRKAYGVQVVGSIILGPLLILMAGSMPLQILFALLFVGLLGSASLRRLHDMGRGIPTLILFAALLPFLPFLPLVLLILPGEPLPNRYGLPPVNAAQNNLQAGLQAALRRLNG; this is encoded by the coding sequence ATGAGCTGCTGGATACGCCTGGGCATTGAGCCGACCAACGACCCTGACCTGATTCGCGGCGCCTACCGCGCACGCCTGCCGCACCACCACCCGGAAACCGACCCGGAGGGTTTCCAGGCCCTGCGCCAGGCCTATGAGGCCGCCTTGCAACTGGCCCGTGACGAGCAGAGCCCGACAGCCGCGGATGAAAGCCCGATGCCCGCCGAGGACGGTCCTGTCGAGCAGACTCAGGCAGCGTTTGCAGCGCTGCTCGAAGACTCGACCCGGCGCTTCGATCCCGCCGCTTGGCAAGCGTTTATCGAGCAGCTTGACCAGTTGTCCCTGGATGACCTGGAGCCGATCAGCTGGAACCTGCTCTACAACCTGATGCAGACCAGCCCGTTATCCCACAACTGCGTGCAGATGCTGGCTGCGCGCCTGGGCTGGGCCAGCCAGCTACTGAAGCTGGAACAACCGGAACAGGTTGAGGCCTTCCTCGAACGCACGGCCGAGCCGGACCCCTTTGACACCGCGCTGATGAAGGACTGGTCGCCGGCTGCGCAGATGGAGACCTTGTGGTTCACCCGTAGCCTTGAGTATCTGTTCCATAACCGGCCACTGTTCGAGTACAAACGCTTCGCCACCACGCACACCTGCATGGCCTTGCCCGCGGACGAGGCCTTTATCCAGCGTTTGCTGGTGCAGTTCAGCCAGGCCGGCATCGCCAGCAAAACCTTCTGCGCGATGGTTGCCGAGCAACAGCGCCAGGCACCGGACGATCTCGACCTGCTGTATATGCTGGCCTGCCAGAGCAGCGACAGCGGTCAGGAAGAACTCGCTCGCCAGTGCTGGACCCGCCTTTGGCGTGAACACCAGCATCCGCGGGCCGCACGCTGGCTGCTGGAGCTGTGCCGCAAGCACCAACCACAACGCCTGCCCTTGCTGATCCAGGCCTTCGATCGACTGGAGCCAGTCGCCACCTGGCCAGACGATCTTGAAGCGCCAGCGCAGGCCTGGGGCAGCCCGTCACAGCGCCCGGAAACCCTGACGCGCTGGTTCGAAGCCGCACGCAGCAAGCTGCCTGGCATTGCCGGCAGCTTTGTCGCCTGGCGGATGGACGGTGATGACGAACAGCCTTTGCTGGCCTGGCTGCTCGAAGAGCAGCAAGATACTCAGCTGCAGCGTCTGTACCGCCACGCCTGGGCGCTGCATCGAGGCGACAGCGGCTTGCTGCACCAGCTCATGGCCGAAGCGCCCGGCGATGATCCGTTGGACGCGCTGATCCTCGAAGGTTTCCAGTACCAGGCCACGCAACAGCTGCGCTGGCTGAACGAATCACCGGTTGCCCTGGCCCTGACCGCCTGCATCAACAACCCGTCGGCCCAGGCGCAATTGCCCGAAGCCTTGCGCGAAAGCCACCTGCGGCCAGTGTGCCGCGACTGGATGCGCCGGGTGCGCAGTTACCCGGCCACTGGCCTGATACGCCTGGCCGAGGCGTTCAAGCCGGGTGGAATGTTCCCGGCACCTTATGCGCTTGAGCTCCAGGCGCAACTTGCCGCTGCCGGTGTCGAACTGCCTCGCCCACCCGCCGATGAAGGCCTGTGGACCTGGCACCGGCAGAACCTGTTCATGCTGGCCCTGATCGACCAGCCGGAACGTTGGCTGGCGCTGACTTCGTCCGCCTTGCTGGCCATGCCCTACCCTGCCGATCACCCGTTTGCCGCGCTGCAACAGGTGCTGCTGCGCCTGCAAGCGGAGCAAGGCAACCTGGACGGGATGCTGGGCTGGCTGGACGACAATGATCCGGTTCAGCAGTTGATGGGCCAGCGCCTGCTCAGCGTGCAACAGGTGCTCGACAGCACCAGGTTGCCCAGCAACCTGCAGCTTTTTGCCTGCCTTGAGCGTGATCCAGGCGCCTTCGAAGACGACATGCTCGGTTTGATGCTGCTCTGCGGCGTGCTGTATCACGACCCAAGCCTGAACGCCGAGCAGCACCGCGAAGTGTTGCAACAGATCGCCAACCTGACCTGCGCGCAGGACTGGTTCGAACCGTTTCGCGACGGGCTGATCAAGGGCGAGCCGGTCCGCCCGCCAAGCAAAGTGCTCGAAGAAGATTATTTGCTCAACAGTACGTTGTTCTATACCGCGCTCGACGCCCTGAAGAACCTGGCGCGCTACGGTCGCGCCGGTGTGCCGAGGGTCAAAGTGCTCAAGGAGCTGCAACGCGCCAAAGACTTCCCGGGCATGGACACCGGGATTCGCGCTGCAATGACGGCGTTGCTGTCTTGGTCCGAACGCTTGTTGCCGGCCAATGCCAGCAACCAGGCAGCGCCAGCCTCGCATATCTGGAAACTGGGTAGCCGCCTGAGTCGCAAGGCCTATGGCGTGCAGGTGGTCGGCAGCATCATCCTCGGGCCGCTGTTGATCCTGATGGCCGGGAGCATGCCGTTACAGATCCTCTTCGCCCTGTTGTTCGTCGGCCTGTTGGGCAGCGCCAGCCTGCGCCGTTTGCACGATATGGGCCGAGGCATCCCGACGCTGATCCTGTTCGCGGCGCTGCTGCCGTTCCTGCCGTTTCTGCCGCTGGTGCTGCTGATCCTGCCGGGTGAACCGCTGCCCAACCGCTACGGTCTGCCACCGGTGAACGCCGCGCAAAACAACCTGCAGGCGGGCCTGCAAGCGGCTTTGCGGCGCTTGAACGGTTAG
- a CDS encoding DUF1266 domain-containing protein, which produces MEEIEQHWLYALSAPMAALNGASYTAATYYEPADDDATDLQKWWGISNRRQLLDMLPMADDGHATEVSNAYWQAARCLPSEWHDALEQLNPRQRIQYQFAYRTLGDCGPGGVRAWDLGRMGFLLRSGLRKGYVSADESLWLQGRLALRARHYYNNWNTYLAGYIYGKALWNCSDSSDDELAQELARQGGEHWNRCILNNLRKGAGELLASLPWDLPLNLPERPDTLEEDAWS; this is translated from the coding sequence ATGGAAGAAATAGAGCAGCACTGGCTGTATGCCCTGTCCGCGCCCATGGCCGCCCTCAATGGCGCCAGCTACACCGCCGCCACCTATTACGAACCGGCAGACGATGACGCAACGGACCTGCAGAAATGGTGGGGCATCAGCAATCGCCGGCAGTTGCTGGACATGCTGCCCATGGCCGATGACGGTCATGCCACCGAAGTCAGCAATGCCTATTGGCAAGCGGCGCGCTGCCTGCCCAGCGAATGGCACGACGCGCTGGAGCAATTGAACCCGCGCCAACGCATCCAGTACCAGTTCGCCTACCGCACCCTGGGCGACTGTGGCCCGGGTGGCGTCCGGGCCTGGGACCTGGGGCGCATGGGCTTCCTGCTGCGCAGCGGTCTGCGCAAAGGCTATGTCAGCGCCGATGAAAGCCTCTGGCTGCAAGGTCGCCTGGCGCTGCGCGCGCGTCATTACTACAACAACTGGAACACCTACCTGGCGGGCTACATCTATGGCAAAGCGCTGTGGAATTGCTCCGACAGCAGCGACGATGAACTAGCCCAGGAGCTCGCCCGTCAAGGGGGTGAACACTGGAACCGCTGCATTCTCAACAACCTGCGCAAGGGTGCCGGCGAACTGCTCGCCAGCCTGCCGTGGGACCTGCCGTTGAACCTGCCTGAACGCCCTGACACGCTGGAAGAGGATGCCTGGTCATGA
- a CDS encoding bifunctional nitrate reductase/sulfite reductase flavoprotein subunit alpha produces the protein MSSSTVRSVCPYCGVGCGIVMTVEGNRVTKVSGDKQHPSNFGRLCTKGLTAHQPLRESGRMQQAYLRDQRQRDPVQTPIDVAIEQTARRLRAVIDEHGPDALAFYVSGQMSLEAQYLINKLAKGFVRSRHIESNSRLCMASASSGYKLSLGADGPPGSYQDFDRAEVFFVIGANMADCHPILFLRLLDRLKAGARLIVVDPRRSATADKADLFLQIRPGTDLALLNGLLYLLKHNGHCDHDFIERYTEGWEALPDFLEDYTPERVAAITGLAEADIRQAAAWIGQAPEWMSCWTMGLNQSIHGTWQTNALCNLHLATGAICRPGSGPFSLTGQPNAMGGREMGYMGPGLPGQRSAQVESDRAFVEQLWQVPAGSLRSESSDGSIALFEQLAAGQIKACWIICSNPVASVANRQRVIDGLQRAELVITQDAFLDTETNRYADILLPAALWAEGEGVMVNSERNLTLMNKAVEPPGDSLPDWQIIARVACAMGYAEAFSYASAEAVFDEIRQAWNPATGYDVRGVSYAGLRQTPQQWPCQPGREDSRSPLRYRNDGVSQSLYRDAAGQAPAIAFATPSGKARFFARPCLPSAELPDDEFALVLNTGRVQHQWHTLTKTGKVAALNKLDPGPFVEIHPEDAKRLGIAEKDQVQVRSRRGQAVLPARISTRVLPGNCFAPFHWNDVYGDNLAINAVTSDAVDPLSLQPAFKYCAVALRRVAGERISAVQVEQPLASMQDQHLLLWASQTGNGQALAEQCAEQLREVGLPVQLSCMEDVALAQLDSPASLLLIASTFGDGDAPDSGAAFWQDLQGEHAQRCAGLPYAVLALGDSSFEQFCGFGRKLDQRLAELGGRRLLERVDCEGDFAAPAGQWLQALLAKFGRDQQTLALPVSRPAATGFSKQQPLPARMLENRLLNSPGATKETRKIVFDLADSGFSYQAGDALGVWPRNCPALVDELLTATGLDGRRLVSLKGQADMPLAAALGEHLEIARITPAMLEAIALRSGNAQLQDLLKPQNKAPLKEWLWGKQLIDLVHAFKPALDLETWLSLLKPLQPRLYSISSSAKYHPDQVHLTVSTVRYGQRKGVCSTYLADRAAQGKVAIFNQPSAHFRLPKDGTAPVIMVGPGTGVAPFRAFLQERQAEGATGRNWLLFGEQKAASDFYYRDELLAWQREGHLTRLDTAFSRDQVAKIYVQQRMLEHGAELWRWLEEGGYFYICGDAGRMARDVDAALKQVVAEHGGLSVEQADAYVAELSRSKRYLRDVY, from the coding sequence ATGAGCAGCAGCACTGTGCGCAGCGTTTGCCCGTATTGTGGTGTGGGGTGTGGCATCGTCATGACGGTTGAGGGTAACCGGGTGACCAAGGTTAGCGGGGACAAACAGCACCCGAGCAATTTTGGCCGCTTATGCACCAAGGGCCTGACCGCACATCAGCCGCTGCGCGAATCAGGGCGCATGCAGCAGGCTTACCTGCGTGATCAGCGTCAACGCGATCCGGTGCAGACGCCCATTGATGTAGCCATTGAACAAACGGCCCGGCGATTGCGCGCAGTCATTGATGAGCATGGGCCCGATGCCCTGGCGTTCTACGTCTCCGGGCAAATGTCGCTGGAGGCCCAGTACCTGATCAACAAACTGGCCAAAGGCTTCGTCCGCAGCCGCCACATCGAATCCAATTCGCGCTTGTGCATGGCCAGCGCCAGCAGCGGCTACAAGCTGTCGCTGGGGGCCGACGGACCGCCGGGCAGCTATCAGGACTTTGATCGTGCCGAGGTGTTCTTCGTCATCGGCGCGAATATGGCCGACTGTCACCCGATCCTCTTTCTACGCCTGCTCGACCGGCTCAAGGCCGGTGCCCGGCTGATCGTCGTCGATCCGCGGCGCAGCGCCACCGCCGACAAAGCCGACCTGTTCCTGCAGATCAGACCGGGCACTGACCTGGCGTTGCTCAATGGTCTGCTCTATCTGCTCAAGCACAATGGTCACTGTGATCATGACTTCATCGAGCGTTACACCGAAGGCTGGGAAGCCCTGCCGGACTTTCTCGAGGACTACACACCCGAGCGGGTCGCCGCCATCACCGGGCTCGCCGAAGCCGATATCCGCCAGGCCGCCGCATGGATCGGCCAGGCGCCGGAATGGATGAGTTGCTGGACCATGGGCCTGAACCAGAGCATCCATGGCACCTGGCAGACCAACGCCCTGTGCAACCTGCACCTGGCCACCGGAGCGATTTGCCGGCCCGGCAGCGGGCCGTTTTCCCTGACCGGCCAGCCCAATGCCATGGGCGGGCGCGAGATGGGCTATATGGGCCCGGGCCTGCCCGGCCAGCGTTCGGCCCAGGTCGAGAGTGACCGCGCTTTCGTCGAGCAGCTGTGGCAGGTGCCCGCCGGCAGTCTGCGCAGCGAAAGCAGTGACGGCAGCATAGCCCTGTTCGAGCAACTGGCAGCCGGGCAGATCAAGGCCTGCTGGATTATCTGCAGCAACCCGGTGGCCAGCGTCGCCAATCGCCAACGGGTGATCGATGGCTTGCAGCGGGCGGAGCTGGTGATCACCCAGGATGCCTTTCTCGACACCGAGACCAACCGCTATGCCGATATCCTTCTGCCCGCCGCGCTGTGGGCCGAGGGCGAAGGGGTGATGGTCAACTCCGAGCGCAACCTGACGTTGATGAACAAGGCCGTCGAACCGCCGGGCGACAGCTTGCCCGACTGGCAGATCATTGCCCGTGTCGCCTGTGCCATGGGTTACGCCGAGGCGTTCAGCTACGCCAGTGCCGAAGCGGTGTTCGACGAGATCCGACAGGCCTGGAATCCGGCCACCGGCTACGATGTGCGCGGCGTCAGCTACGCCGGTTTGCGTCAGACGCCTCAACAATGGCCGTGTCAGCCGGGGCGCGAGGACAGCCGCAGCCCGCTGCGTTATCGCAATGACGGGGTCAGCCAGAGCCTCTATCGCGATGCCGCTGGCCAGGCGCCGGCCATCGCCTTTGCCACCCCGAGTGGCAAGGCCCGCTTCTTTGCCCGGCCCTGCCTGCCGAGCGCCGAGCTGCCGGATGACGAGTTCGCCCTGGTGCTCAACACCGGGCGGGTTCAGCATCAATGGCACACCTTGACCAAGACCGGCAAAGTCGCGGCGTTGAACAAGCTCGATCCCGGCCCTTTTGTCGAGATTCATCCCGAAGATGCCAAACGCCTGGGCATTGCCGAAAAGGACCAGGTGCAAGTGCGCTCGCGGCGCGGCCAGGCGGTGTTGCCCGCGCGCATCAGCACACGGGTATTGCCCGGCAACTGCTTTGCGCCGTTTCACTGGAATGATGTCTACGGCGACAACCTGGCCATCAATGCAGTCACCAGCGACGCCGTCGACCCGCTGTCGCTGCAACCGGCCTTCAAGTATTGCGCGGTGGCCCTGCGCCGGGTCGCTGGCGAGCGCATCAGCGCAGTGCAAGTCGAGCAACCGCTCGCCTCGATGCAGGACCAGCATCTGTTGCTCTGGGCCTCGCAAACCGGCAACGGCCAGGCCCTGGCCGAACAGTGTGCCGAACAGCTGCGTGAGGTTGGCCTGCCGGTGCAGTTGAGCTGCATGGAAGATGTCGCGTTGGCGCAGCTGGACAGTCCCGCCAGCCTGCTGCTGATTGCCAGCACCTTTGGCGACGGCGACGCACCGGATAGCGGTGCGGCGTTCTGGCAGGACTTGCAGGGTGAACATGCGCAACGCTGCGCCGGGCTGCCTTATGCCGTACTGGCCCTGGGCGATTCCAGCTTTGAGCAATTCTGTGGTTTCGGCCGCAAGCTCGACCAGCGCCTGGCCGAGCTCGGTGGTCGGCGCTTGCTGGAACGGGTCGATTGCGAGGGTGACTTTGCCGCACCGGCAGGGCAGTGGTTGCAGGCGCTGCTGGCCAAGTTCGGGCGGGATCAGCAGACGCTGGCGTTGCCTGTGTCCAGGCCAGCGGCCACGGGCTTCAGCAAACAACAGCCGCTGCCCGCCAGGATGCTGGAAAACCGCTTGCTCAACAGCCCGGGCGCCACCAAGGAAACTCGGAAAATCGTGTTCGACCTGGCCGACAGCGGCTTCAGCTATCAGGCCGGCGATGCCCTCGGCGTGTGGCCGCGCAACTGTCCTGCACTGGTGGACGAGCTGCTTACGGCGACCGGCCTGGATGGCCGGCGGTTGGTCAGCCTCAAGGGCCAGGCCGACATGCCGCTGGCCGCGGCCTTGGGCGAGCACCTGGAAATCGCCCGGATCACCCCGGCCATGCTGGAAGCCATTGCCCTGCGCAGTGGTAACGCGCAGCTGCAGGACCTGCTCAAGCCGCAGAACAAAGCGCCGCTCAAGGAATGGTTATGGGGCAAGCAACTGATTGACCTGGTGCATGCCTTCAAACCGGCGCTCGACCTGGAAACCTGGCTGAGCCTGCTCAAACCGTTGCAGCCACGCTTGTACTCGATCAGCTCCAGCGCCAAGTACCACCCCGATCAGGTTCATCTGACGGTTTCCACGGTCCGTTATGGCCAGCGCAAAGGCGTCTGCTCAACCTACCTGGCCGACCGGGCCGCACAAGGCAAAGTGGCTATTTTCAACCAGCCAAGCGCACATTTTCGCCTGCCCAAGGACGGTACTGCGCCGGTGATCATGGTCGGTCCCGGCACCGGCGTCGCGCCGTTCCGGGCATTCCTGCAGGAGCGTCAGGCCGAAGGCGCCACGGGGCGTAACTGGTTGCTGTTCGGCGAACAGAAAGCGGCCAGTGATTTCTATTACCGCGACGAACTCCTGGCCTGGCAGCGCGAGGGGCATCTCACCCGTCTGGACACAGCGTTTTCACGTGACCAGGTGGCAAAAATCTATGTGCAACAGCGCATGCTCGAACACGGCGCCGAACTCTGGCGCTGGCTGGAAGAGGGTGGCTACTTCTATATCTGCGGTGACGCCGGGCGCATGGCCCGTGACGTCGATGCCGCGCTCAAGCAAGTGGTGGCTGAGCACGGCGGATTGAGCGTCGAGCAGGCCGACGCCTACGTTGCTGAATTGAGCCGCAGTAAACGTTATCTGCGCGATGTGTATTGA
- the nirB gene encoding nitrite reductase large subunit NirB codes for MNAATTIAQREKLIIVGNGMVGHHCVEQLIERGALSRYELRVFGEERQRAYDRVHLSEYFSGSCAETLALGTAGLYAGHGVNLHLGEAVLQIDRERRQVLTSAGRYAYDQLILATGSYPFVPPIEGCEGASRLVYRTLDDLDAIRAAATDARRGVVVGGGLLGLEAANALKSLGLEAHVVEFAPRLMPVQLDAEGGAALRAQIEALGVGVHLSRATQSVVVGEDYRYRMNFEGGEFLETDLIVFSAGIRPQDALGRSSGLEVAARGGVVIDSACRSSDPHIYAIGECASWNGSVFGLVAPGYSMARNVAAALAGENATSFTGADMSTKLKLLGVDVGSIGDAHGATPGARSYRFIDETSSAYRRLVVDASGKRVLGAVLVGDNSYYDTLLQYVQNGIALPADPAALILPQTAGAPTLGADALPDSATICSCHNVSKGAICTAIDNGCGELGELKQQTKACTGCGGCAALLKQVFEHELIARGVSVDKSLCEHFAYTRQELYALVRVEGILSFEEMLARHGRGHVGCDICKPTVGSILASCWNQPIMDPSLVPLQDTNDTFMANMQKNGTYSVVPRIPAGEITPEKLIVIGQVAKKYDLYTKITGGQRIDLFGAQLHELPAIWSELIEAGFETGHAYGKSTRTVKSCVGSTWCRYGVQDSVQMALTIEDRYKGLRSPHKLKFAVSGCTRECAEAQSKDIGVIATEKGWNLYICGNGGMRPRHAELFATDLDDAGLIRLIDRVLMFYIRTADKLQRTSVWRESLEGGLDYLKQVIIDDSLGLGAELEAQMQLVVDRYECEWANALKDPQKLKRFRTFVNDQRADPGVHFVRERGQRRPIAAAELHLIPTTEEVL; via the coding sequence ATGAATGCAGCAACGACCATCGCCCAGCGGGAAAAACTGATCATCGTCGGCAACGGCATGGTCGGGCATCACTGCGTCGAGCAACTGATCGAACGCGGCGCCCTGAGCCGTTATGAGCTGCGGGTGTTCGGTGAGGAACGCCAGCGTGCCTACGACCGCGTGCACCTGTCCGAATATTTCAGCGGCAGCTGCGCTGAAACCCTGGCCCTCGGCACAGCGGGTCTGTATGCCGGGCACGGGGTGAATCTGCACCTGGGCGAAGCGGTGCTTCAGATTGATCGCGAGCGCCGGCAAGTGCTGACTTCGGCGGGGCGTTACGCCTATGACCAACTGATCCTGGCCACCGGCTCTTATCCCTTTGTGCCGCCGATCGAGGGCTGCGAGGGCGCTTCGCGTCTGGTTTACCGCACCCTCGATGATCTCGATGCCATCCGCGCCGCGGCAACCGATGCCCGGCGTGGCGTGGTGGTCGGTGGTGGCTTGTTGGGGCTTGAAGCTGCCAACGCCCTCAAGTCGCTGGGCCTGGAAGCGCACGTAGTGGAATTCGCCCCGCGCTTGATGCCGGTGCAGCTGGACGCTGAAGGCGGCGCGGCCTTGCGTGCGCAGATCGAAGCGCTCGGGGTCGGCGTGCACCTGTCGCGGGCGACCCAGTCGGTGGTGGTCGGTGAAGACTATCGCTACCGGATGAACTTCGAGGGCGGCGAGTTTCTCGAAACGGACCTGATCGTGTTCTCCGCCGGGATTCGTCCGCAGGATGCTCTGGGCCGTAGCAGCGGTCTGGAGGTTGCCGCGCGCGGCGGGGTGGTGATCGACAGCGCCTGTCGCAGCAGCGATCCACACATCTATGCCATCGGCGAGTGCGCTTCGTGGAACGGCAGTGTGTTCGGCCTGGTTGCACCGGGTTACAGCATGGCGCGCAATGTCGCGGCGGCGCTGGCGGGTGAGAACGCCACCAGTTTTACCGGCGCCGACATGTCGACCAAGCTCAAGCTGCTCGGTGTGGATGTCGGCTCGATCGGCGATGCGCACGGCGCAACCCCCGGAGCGCGCAGCTACCGCTTTATTGACGAAACCAGCTCGGCGTATCGCCGTCTGGTGGTCGATGCCAGCGGCAAACGTGTACTCGGTGCGGTGCTGGTGGGCGACAACAGTTACTACGACACCTTGCTGCAATACGTGCAGAACGGCATCGCCCTGCCGGCCGACCCGGCGGCATTGATCCTGCCGCAAACCGCCGGTGCACCGACGTTGGGTGCCGACGCATTGCCGGACAGCGCCACTATCTGCTCCTGCCACAACGTCAGCAAAGGCGCGATCTGCACTGCCATCGACAACGGCTGTGGCGAGCTCGGTGAGCTCAAACAGCAGACCAAGGCGTGCACCGGCTGCGGCGGTTGTGCGGCGCTGCTCAAGCAGGTGTTCGAGCACGAACTGATCGCCCGTGGTGTCAGCGTCGACAAGAGCCTGTGCGAGCACTTTGCCTATACCCGCCAGGAGCTCTACGCCCTGGTACGGGTTGAAGGCATTCTCAGCTTCGAGGAAATGCTCGCCAGGCATGGCCGCGGCCACGTCGGCTGCGATATCTGTAAACCCACAGTCGGCTCGATCCTCGCCTCGTGCTGGAACCAGCCGATCATGGACCCTTCGCTGGTGCCGTTGCAGGACACCAACGACACCTTCATGGCCAACATGCAGAAGAACGGTACCTACTCGGTGGTGCCGAGGATTCCCGCTGGCGAGATCACCCCGGAAAAGCTCATCGTCATCGGCCAGGTAGCAAAGAAATACGACCTCTATACCAAGATCACTGGTGGCCAGCGCATCGACCTGTTCGGCGCGCAGTTGCACGAGCTGCCGGCGATCTGGAGCGAGCTGATCGAAGCCGGTTTCGAAACCGGTCATGCCTACGGCAAATCCACGCGTACAGTGAAATCCTGCGTCGGCAGCACCTGGTGTCGCTATGGTGTGCAGGACAGCGTGCAGATGGCCCTGACGATCGAGGATCGCTACAAGGGCCTGCGTTCGCCGCACAAGCTCAAGTTCGCCGTATCCGGCTGTACCCGCGAATGCGCCGAGGCGCAAAGCAAGGACATCGGCGTGATTGCCACCGAGAAGGGCTGGAACCTGTACATCTGCGGCAACGGCGGTATGCGTCCACGCCATGCTGAACTGTTCGCCACCGACCTGGATGACGCCGGGCTGATCCGTCTCATCGACCGGGTGCTGATGTTCTATATCCGTACCGCCGACAAATTGCAGCGCACCTCGGTCTGGCGCGAGAGCCTGGAGGGCGGGCTGGATTACCTCAAACAGGTGATTATCGACGACAGCCTGGGCCTGGGTGCCGAGCTTGAGGCGCAGATGCAATTGGTGGTCGACCGCTACGAGTGCGAATGGGCCAATGCCCTTAAGGACCCGCAAAAGCTCAAGCGCTTTCGTACCTTCGTCAACGACCAGCGTGCTGACCCGGGCGTGCACTTTGTTCGCGAGCGTGGCCAGCGCCGGCCGATCGCCGCGGCTGAGCTTCATTTGATTCCGACCACTGAAGAGGTGCTGTGA
- the nirD gene encoding nitrite reductase small subunit NirD, which produces MSLSNVAVNLQTQDWQAVCSRQDLVAQSGVVVWFEGRQVALFYLPEQDTPVFAVDNQDPKSGANVIGRGLVGHLKGELVVAAPLYKQHFSLSDGRCLEDSQQALQVWPVRIRGEQVEIGL; this is translated from the coding sequence ATGAGCCTGTCCAATGTCGCTGTAAACCTGCAAACGCAAGACTGGCAAGCGGTCTGCAGCCGCCAGGACCTGGTTGCGCAATCGGGCGTGGTGGTGTGGTTCGAAGGTAGGCAGGTGGCGTTGTTCTACCTGCCGGAGCAGGACACGCCGGTGTTTGCTGTCGACAACCAGGACCCCAAGTCCGGCGCCAATGTGATCGGTCGCGGCTTGGTGGGGCATCTCAAGGGTGAATTGGTGGTGGCAGCGCCGTTGTACAAGCAGCATTTCAGCTTGAGCGATGGGCGTTGCCTGGAGGATTCCCAGCAAGCCTTGCAAGTATGGCCAGTGCGGATCAGGGGGGAGCAGGTGGAGATAGGCCTGTAG